aaagaagcaGAAAAAGATGTTGACGGCTGTTGCACTTTGAGTCTTCAAAACTTATATAGACAGTAGAACTTTTGTTTATTGCTTCTTCTTGAATACAACTACTACTAAATGGAATACAAACCATTACTGCCTTATACAATTTAAGTGGTTGGTTCATACATAGACTGATGACCCtaagaaatgtaaatataattgtctGCATTCATAcgaatttaattctttaattgaTTAACTTAATTAAGTTAAGTCTCATTAagtttttggtttaatttatatataattattttctaacaatAAGACCGAAATAAATGTATCAATGATATTCAGATTTACTCattatttccttaaatataaaattattatttaagtttagaaattacaatttttttttttaaatgtttcatataaaGTCGGAAGTTAACTAATCAgttgtttgttttgatttagaTAGATTCTTTCTTGTTATAGCAGAATAGTTTGATTTATGGATAGATTTGTTAAGAGCAGAGATTTTTCTTATGGCATAGATAGGCAGACTTGCAttctgattgtaagtggtcaccaaagcTCATACAAATTGGCGCCGTAAAAATTTAACCatctcttacatcgccaatgctccaccaaccttgggaactagttccactggctcacttactcaAAAATGAACATAACATACTAATTGTTGCAGCTtcacggtagaatatatgataagagAATGGTACTGGCAGCTGGCAGACaagttgcacaaagccctaccacttaagtaaatatagaaaaacaCTCCATTCAATAACCTTTAAATTGGGATGAAATTAAATAGTTGtagaaattgaaaaatattcttagtCTTAAAAATTCCTTTATTGAAACTAAAACATTTCGTACCTTACATAAAAGAAGCGACTCGCCTCCAAAAATCCTAACGAACTTCACAATGACTGCTTGCTTATTtataatcgtttaaaattaaattatttttacaaggaTCATAAAATTATTGAGACATTGatcaatttaatgttttagtatATCTTACTAATACTGAGTTGAGTGAAAACCTAATTTAGGTTATAAAATGAATCGTAAAGCATGTATATTTGATAATGAGACTTGTCCTATTGATCAGTCGCTATTTTAAGTCATCTGTTACAAATACATAatcatttatgattattatatatagatctaATAAATTAGACTTCACAAAGTTACATAGAGCTGGATGGCCTAAGTTTATGGAGACAAATCTTAagattgcaatatttttttattattttttgttttattcacaaTCAGGTTTATTGAATAAGCAATCATTTAAATCgaaactaaaacattttattcaatatataaccGATTATTGTAGTATTTAAATGTCGGTatctatttaaagtttatttaaaaatatgtacattatgaGAGTGTATCATCTCTTCGCAATTCACAACCAATACATGTATCAACTTTGCGGAAATGTTGGTAAATTTATGATGAATTACAAAAACTTGGTTACACAGAAATTGCCAAGTATTTCAATAGAAACGCACcattaacatacaaaaatatacaaacacgATATATGCACACAACCTCCAACCATgacattattatatgaaaaataaaaacaaaaaccctATGCATTCAATTAATGCAAGGATACTtctaagtatataaatttatcatgcAAGAAAGtaacaattgaatttttttattatttagatccCGCATCTACTTTCCTCAGCTGGGCCATAAACTTGATAGAGGctgaatttaaaagtaatatctcACCCACAGTcacgagatatattttataagattttaacgAAAGAAGTTTTCACTCTTTTCTTCCCAGTTTGCCTTCTCAGATTCGGAAATACTACCAGTAAAGACAAGGTCAACTTctcgttaaaaataaacgagGTAAGAATATATGGAACattggatttataaatatatacattaatttcaaGTTTACTTATGCgctataaataaaactcaaaatctATACTTtactatgtaaaaatataaataattgtttgacATGTGGTTCACAAGCGAGAATGACATTTATTATgaggttttttaatatataaaactattgcaTATTCGATGAATTATAGCATGGTTTACTCAgaatacaatgtatttattatattaataaatttatatacaaaaatcttatattGGAATATAGtactctaaataaaaaaaggctgaaccattttcaataaaatataatgcataTTGCATAACTTAATAGTTAAAGATGTAACTTGACTGGTCtaagagtaatatttttttaacataatttgtttattaaaataattaatttagaacattttttgGCACGATAAAAGATTTTCTATAcattcttaattataaattcaaaatttaaagtgCCATATCATTTTAGAGATgctgtaaaaaagaaaaagaagtatataaaagatattttttaatctaacaaTAATTCCTTGACCAAATCAATGTaacgtgaaaaaaatataaaataatctttcttGTCCCAacttttccatttttttaattgtaaatattaatagaatttacaaaatatatctttacatCATAACATAGTTTCACTAAAGTACTAACTGTTTATATTctctcaatattttttcattcacaatttgaaattaatacaaattaactaACGTTACATTCCGTCATGGCAGCACAGATAACACAATCGACCACttttaacaacattaaatttgaacacaaaataaaattcgtcTCCAACGTAACCGGTCGGATTGACCACGAATTGTTCATATTACCATTATCTTATTcttgcaatatatttataatgtgcaTTAATCACAATTAATAGATGAGTCTGAATTTGTAATACGAATGCTTTAATCATTTCACGTATAGTACTGAATGGTGTGCGTGCGTCGCGATGGCGTTACGAGGGGCTGGTTGCCCGTACCCGCTCCTACGATGAGATATCCGCCTGACGTCACCACTTTTTTCGAAGCATTTTCTTCGTTGTTCATTATCTATGAAAAAAACGTTCAAAATGTACCAGCGATATtgcagtatatatatgtatatatatacaaattttataaataaaccgaTCGTAATAGGATTGAATGTGATAGCTGACTCTTATGGACACCATAAACTAGTCTAATACTAACATggggtatttttatataaacagaagataaaattatataagaagaagttcttatataattttgtagtcGAGAGTTGCTACAACtagcattttataaatattatcttagatAATTTGTATGTGGCATGTATGTCATGTTGTTAAAATTGactggttattatttctttcacCTATTTCCCGAGTTAGAAAATAGAATTACATGGTATCACCCCTTCAACCCAACTGTGTCTTCAACAAATTTCCtacattatgtatattacacaatctttctttttctaattttaactgTACTTTACAGTTATGACTGAATTTATATGCATTATACATAACAAAGTATGAATGCCGAGTGAAATTCCATAGTCGAAATCAAAAGAAATTTGatgcatttgaaaataatttaattataaaacaaaagtgtaGGACACCCGGTTGAGACGAAGTTTCTTTCGctgtatgtgtataaataaaagacacaataaaataaattaacaaagtttgaCAATAATGACAAATGCcaagaaagtaaataaaaattaaaacaataacaaaaaataagttcaaaGGATGTAATACAAAACCGTGTTCAATAGAAAGAGGCAGGGAGAaggagaaaaagaaaaagagggAAATGTCGAATGTTGGGGCGACAGGCTCTTTCCGTACATGGCAATTGCTGCTAATTCACTCTAATGTTatccgcgtaaaagaacttcgtttcaaTAAACAAGTTACTATTAAAGGACATACATGTACATGTTCCATAATCCTACATGAGTTGTAATGGGGATGGGTCCGTGGTGGTCACATTACCATATACTGGAAAGTATTTTGAGGAGAATTTAAGAGACTTGAGTATAAAGTTacatacttgtttatttatgattaacgGCGATACCTGTGCGCCAGTTGGCTTGTATGTGCCCAGGCATTTCACCGTCTGGTTGCCGCTCTGGTCCTCAACCATACttactgaaaatattaatatacattattatacaagtaaatttattattaaatttaatcatttttccACCTGAGCGATTTCGGTCACAGCGGTTATTTGTAAAGAAGACTAATTTTAACACCGTAAGTTTTACAAAATTTGGACAGCTACTGCATTACATGACAGAAAATTGCAATTACTTTCATTGAGTTTTCGGTCTGGGAATCAAACCTGCCACTTCGAGATCTGCCGcctaatttatacattatatttatttataaatttaactaagtgtaataaaatttgCTAACCATTTCCATATCCCTTAGTTTGGTGACGTTCTGGGTTAATGCATTAAATGAAagatatctattataataattaatatataatagaatataaatataaaagaaaataactataatatactaatattgaaCATGAAAGAGGCAGCCAATACATAACAAGGTCTCAAAGCAATGACAACAGCCTAGGGCACACCACTACGAACACTGCTATTAGAATATGCTAATATTTAAGAGCTAGAGTTTGTATGCTTGTATGCACAACTTTAAAACGCTAATAGTCTTATTGCAGAAGAGTCATAGAAGTAACCGTCTAAAGTATAtgttaacaaattaaacaaaatatagcaAATTGAAggagtaaatataaaactaaccatagatttacatattccattcAAGATCCTGACAAATAATACCGCgtcaatttaaagtaaaagttctgttttttatatacataggaGGCTTTTCAAAaaaggccacctgatgataagtggccaTCGCCACTGATAGACATTGTGACTTTAAAAAGTATGAataattcctcatatcaccaatgcaccaccaaccctgggagctaagatattacgtcccttgtgcctgtagttacactggctcactcacccttcaaaccagaatacaacgttttgtttagtttaaacaTTTAGTTTCAACTtaacataagtaataaaaatccaTTGATATGTAGGTACGTCTATTTatggttaataataatagtctcaAAACCGTTCAGTTAATAAAGATAACACGAAAcagcaaaacaaaataataatcatgcTGACGGTACTACTATCACATGCCGTCattttaaatcacaaaaaatGCACACAGTCAATTGATTGCTACCACAGATTAGTAAGGTATGTACCTATGATGGAAGTCTTCTGTGACTGTGTATCCTGCGCGTAGACGCGTGTGTGGGCGAGTTTCCCGCCCACCGTTAGCGCCGGCGTCTGGGAGCTTTTCTGCAACGCCAATAGAGACATAACGTAGATGACATTACTTAATTACAACAcaaattcatattttgtttatggctTTTTAACACATTACACCACAATTCTTTAtacaactaataataataatcgcatAAGGCAAtaagtttatattgatttaaaaatatatattataatgttttttatacatcATACATGCGTAgctttatattatgatatgtaCTAGCAGATAGCGGCAGACATTGTCGTGTTTGTGTATAAACTATGGATTGAATGGTATAGAAGTTGATGTGCTGCAGTGGCGTAAAGTTGCAACAAATAAGATGGTTTAAAACCTACATAAAACCGTCTGTTGTATTCATGCAACTTTTGTAATTGCTAATCCTTAggtataatgttatattaagtattggtgtaaaaaagcataaataaatgaattaaaatatttatagtaactttCATTGGTCAAACGATGTCAAATATCGTCCAATGtcaaacagataaacaaaattcatttttatatataacatttatttcaattcgcctttaatatttgtacatatttttatcttttaaaaaataagaaaaacactTGTTTTCAAAGATCATATTTTATTGGGTTAGTTTATGTTGTTGTACCTCTAAGTTAGTAATTAAATAGCCATTACAATTATCACTCACTGGCAGATTATCAGGAGCTGGTTGTAGTCTTTTCTCTAATAAATTCCCAGTGTCATTGCCATTATTTtcctgcaaaaaaaaaaaaaaacaataacataacttAAAAAGAGGTGTTAACTAAAAATACTCAGTCACTGTATGTAAAATGTTAACATTGGCCTGATCGATTTCTACCACAGCGGACTTAAGGTATTCCTTGATACCTTATCACAGACAAATCTGTGAAGAATTTATTAGAGTGCATAATTGCGTGCGCAAACATAAGTGCACTGTCTATTCCCTCGCTCTTATAATCCAATGGAAGTACAATCCGGAACAACCGGAGAGCGTTCACATATCACTTCCAAATTACCAGCTTCTATTACAATATTTCGACAAAATATCCATAAAGTAAGAAGTAGtcagcaaaaataataataaaactattttaatgcaACCATgatgacattattaatattttaattgactaataaaataatttctcgtGCTtcgttttttaacattttataaatatgttacatacCTGATTTTTCTGCTGTGTACAGACAGCATAGTGCTGGCTCCAATGAGCTCGCTGGCAAGGATAATCACAGTATGATGTGTTCCAACAACAGTAGAACAGTGCTTCTTGACTACAATTAGCGCACCTGGGAATAATACAGTATCAGTAAATTCATTAGTCAAATGTTGAAATCCTaacttatatttcttattaaaccATAAACATTCGAAAATATCATCGATTTTCATCTGCAGCCGTACGTAtttctatacttatatacattgtaTTGGGGAAGTTGAAATGAAACATCGTAGTCTGTATATGTATACTGCCATGTACAACCTACCACTGCTTCGATTTAGCAGCCTTGACTGCAGTTTCCAATTCAACTTGCGCGGTGCGTCGCGCCTCGCTGATCGCCCGCGATTTCTCCTTCTCAAACGATGCCCGCATTTCGGTGACGGTGAGatctaaaagtaaataatacccaatttattttacttgttcCGAATCGTAAACTTCAGAACGAATCCTTTAATATCATTATGAAAAAACAAACACCGCTAAAGTACATTTAGCATACAagcaaataaatttacaaagataACCAACTCAAATTTTAGATgattaccatatttttttattagttttcgtaaatatatgtttaaatccGCGGGCACAATTATTACAGTTTGTTTGTTAATTGGAAGAATTattgttactgaaataaaataaaatgttattgttgaaTAATCGGTTCAACAGATTCagattttatctattacaaacaaacaaatctttattCGTAATATCTTAAGTAAGtcgttgtttttaataattcttatacttaaatactatttaagcCTTCTgccataattactttaattcgaTGAACATTtgactttcatacaaatttcTAACCCCCGTTTTTACCTCCTTAGGAGGttcgtaaaatccgttttaAGGGATGGGGATAGGGGATAGGGACTTGGGgatctacaccctataaggaacctatctgccaaatttcaaatttgtacgTGTTATAGtatctgagatttcgtgattaatcagtgagtggtatttcgcttttatatattaaaatacttcccGACGTAAAATGGGTATTGGACCAAGACGATgtctgaatatatttaatggatctcactacatcaataaatataataatttaccatGGTTATGTTTTAACTCCTTAATCTCTTGTTGATACCTCCACTGCATTTGTTCCAGCTGTAACTTGAGAATCGTTGCCTGTGACGTTGGCTCATCTACCTTCTCTAACGAGTCTTCTAAAAGATTTCGGAAGAAATCTGCCAACTGAAAAAACCAAatgaatatatcataaaattaataataacactaGTTTTATTTCACTATTACACTTCATTATTTGGCAATGGCAAATTTGGAGTTCGATATCCTTTTGTGTGTATAGCCTATATTTCAATTGCAGCTGGAttaaagacaaacaaaaaagtttaacaAGATATCTGTCGACATTTTGAACTAACCATAGTTATATACCATAGTATGGTATTGAAattgttatcaatttaaaagtaagattaaagtgtacatattatgtagttgagtggaatattgttgtattataaatcaagAACTGTCTGTAGTACATAATATGGCACTGCTATGagtattagcaaatcgtatggaatatgtaaatttaaggtttgtttatcattattttattagaatatgttACATGTAGGTTCGCATGTTAATTGTTAAGATAGAACAGTAGCTACAATGCAATACGAAGCAGTAAAATGAAGCACTTTCCATGACGTTTATGTCTTTACAATGATTCTTATTCTCTCTCAACAGGAAGCAGAAAATGTAGACAACCTGGATATGTTAGATGAAATTTTTTAAGTATCtgctaattgtaattaaattgtattcgtGTCGAACCTTGACTGCGTTTTGGTTTAATTTAGCGGTGAGCGGCCCAGCCGTGGACGGAGGCGGCACAGATCCAATTGGTGTGTTTGAATCAAGAGGGTTGAGAAGCGGCGGTCGCTGCTGCAGTCGTGGAGGCTGAAAGAGTCAAAGAGTATGTCCTATCATATGTTAACAAATGTCATTtatacgttaaaaataaaactatatatttttgttaaataagtataggtaaataattttttattggtttgtaaaaaaacaaatataagtttctttaactactaattttgactaaaatttatttaataaataaattaaaaacactttaCATACCTCTCCTGGAGTGCTTTCATTACTAGTGGTACTAACAGAAGGTTGTGTTGAGTGTGTGTTAATTGTGGGTTGCGTGGATGCGTTGAGCGTAGTAGCTGGTTGCGAGATGGATGCGGTTGCTAATGGGGTCACAGTTGCTGAATTATTGCGGTCTGCCAAACCATTGACTACCGGTGGTGATGCAGTACccttgaatacaaaatattgtgtttaacaTAAGTTTTGATAATATGACTTCATACCATACATGTTTTTTCAAAGAAATTATGACTATTATGACTACTAAGCATTAGATTGCTCCTTAGAGTCTAaagttcaaaattttatatgaaatacataaatacagaaGATGTAGCGCAATTcaaagtttttacttttataataatatattgttattaaaaaagtaactattcTTCACAAATTCAATTCGCCTCATACATTTACCCACTTGAACTTCATGTTCTTGTTATTGATATGACGAGACTCCTCATAAGTAATGGTAGCCACATATTGTTACACGTTGAGAGTTGAGTTTGAgagattataattttgtatactcACATCAAGGCCACCAACTGACATTACAGGCTGTAAACTAAATGTCCACTGCCCATTAACAGAAGTTATCAGTGGTACAGTGTGCACGGTGGTGGGGATTTGTCCGACGGTGGGCACGCAGATCGTGTTCGTGGTGTTCGCTGCGACGGTGGACGTAGAGATCAGGTTGGAGTGTGATGACGTCATAGGAATCAGTGGAGTTGTCATAGTGTTGACGATGCTGTTAACTGAAAtgatacaattatattacacactgttaaaatatatatataatatatacgtatttggGTGTATTTAAAATGTCAGTATGTGGTTTCATGAGTCAGTATGTGATTTTTTATGTTCCtggttttatgatataatatgtatatgctataataaaatagacaggTGAAAAGTATTAGCGATATCAGTGTGGGTAAGTGCCACCCAGTCATCAATTTATTCTACAACATGTTGTTTCAAAACTGTACAGTGATTACACTGATATGATCTGTAATTATACAGATACAAAGCTAACAATATCTTATTTGCctacctttaaaaaataatgttatatgtaaggtctaaaataatatctccattaaataactatgtattaaataaatattaaaagatattggTAAATAAAACGTTGTAACTTACCATTACTAGTGACTGTTGATACTTGAGGCCTAATAGCCTGCATGTTCGCTGTTCCATTTACAGTTATGGGTCGTGTTGGCCTAACAGGGGCTTGAGTGCTGGGTGGCTGTATAGGAATATAAACCATTGAATTTTTACTATTCAATTCTGACCTGCCATCATCAACTTTCTTTGGCTGTGGAAAGGTTTTCTTAGCTTTGACCCGGGCTTCTGTAGGTTTCGATACAGTTGACTTCCGGGCAATAGGTGCTACGACAACCTTATTTATTCGTACTCCTCGCAAACCGGAGCTAGGTGGGTTTACCGGACGGAGGTGGAATGCATTCATTAAGTCCAATTTCTCCGACTGCCTATCTGCATCATCAAAGTCGATTGGTTCAGATTTGATTTCAACTTCTACACTTTCAGTGggtttattgtttgtttgtttttcggGAGTAGAAGTCATTCTAGCGAAGGCTCGAACGCCGACCCTACCCACTAAAGGCGGTTCTGCCTCATTCCTTAGCTTCTGAAGTTTATTCACCGCTTCCTTCATATTACGAACATTGTCTGTACTTGTTGGTATAAATATACTTGAATCGGAATTAGCTGTAACTGTttctatgtttttattgttggtCGCTGCTTTATTACTTGTGTCAGAATTTTGTGTTGTTGAAAGGCTACGAACACTACTTATTGTTGGTAGACCTGAAATTGTAGTTTTTGAACCTTCTCGAGCTATCACTGCTAAGGTTGTGTTGTCGTCAAAATGCGATGGTTCTTTTGTAGATTTTGAACTGTCTGATGTTACATTAgatttattaggtttttctgaAGATTTATCAGTTTCATTACCTTTAACCCTTGTGATTATAATATCTTTGCTTTTATCTTTTGTATTACTATTGTCTTTATCGCTTTTTTTCTCGGTAGCCTTTTCCCTTTCGATCTTCCCAGTTTGACTATtgttgaaacatttattttttgaatttctcCGTTTTTGGGCTTTAGTCTCTTGCTTTTCTTTTTCAACTGGATTTGATTTTTCTGATCTCACAGGCCTCTGCTTTGGTGTTGATGGTTTTTCCTCCTTTTCTTTCGGAATACTCATTCTAgttggtttaattttaatgtttattttagcgGGAGTTTTTTCGGCTGGAGATTCTTTTTCTGCTGTACTAGTCGTTGATTCTTTAACATTGTTCTTAGATAACAAAAGCACTACTTCCACTTTATCGTTTGgcatttcaattgttttatctTCTTCAGTCTTGGT
This genomic window from Vanessa tameamea isolate UH-Manoa-2023 chromosome 5, ilVanTame1 primary haplotype, whole genome shotgun sequence contains:
- the LOC113392519 gene encoding MYND-type zinc finger-containing chromatin reader ZMYND8-like isoform X4, which codes for MIVSPLKDVNQKNQTQKLVISPIKDAQTPEQEIEKNDKTSNNPPVISLNLQNTTETIEHKKTKSNSEEKLGVEIESSTSITPQTDSNLSPTQESVVDAETNNDKPENPNINDDKKEEIVLNTSIDVCEKSNDSQTNSDITEKEHNKSISRELKSLIKSAKESKIISECTQLTSKTRKSRIILDSSNISLNSSVEADKIQGIRRSSNNSQKSNCSEKSEKAPKRSMRSQNPEFVNKVKQFLNSVTGKFQKGESDDEIDENKKESHCENMSPSPKKKKLEVPQPEMSPGLNKLRSDSYCWRCHWAVEQSNDKGHSPMQCTVCPRAFHYKCLSGNERSKITSDKSWVCPECLAVLHAESPETRSPAMKKISLGLLCELLQHALERMMDLNGVEPFINPVDRLAFPDYDKYVVHPMDLTLMKNNIAEGLYGSTEAFLADAQWILHNSIIFNTLQSKLTGGARALVRSCRAEMGEIEACPECYAAAHARRPTWFTDVCSTPHVLLWAKLKGFPYWPAKGMSVSSAGLVDVRFFGAHDRAWVPARDCFLYCEKDPNNFRTKRQDILDSMQEAEQHIRNISRKYGKFLYPPFKTQFDPTKLTEQLKMMIPTFEGELRSPVKEKSNSSPNPAKEKRRSNSKSSKGSVNEGDISENDEPQATTSRKMADGAEIAREEGEEDYCIEKDKSMEIDVCLPKEREISRKRRRSDLEEAVITIIESSNSEKRKKVDIDKIDDKLDPVSLNKIEKNQVDVTKTEEDKTIEMPNDKVEVVLLLSKNNVKESTTSTAEKESPAEKTPAKINIKIKPTRMSIPKEKEEKPSTPKQRPVRSEKSNPVEKEKQETKAQKRRNSKNKCFNNSQTGKIEREKATEKKSDKDNSNTKDKSKDIIITRVKGNETDKSSEKPNKSNVTSDSSKSTKEPSHFDDNTTLAVIAREGSKTTISGLPTISSVRSLSTTQNSDTSNKAATNNKNIETVTANSDSSIFIPTSTDNVRNMKEAVNKLQKLRNEAEPPLVGRVGVRAFARMTSTPEKQTNNKPTESVEVEIKSEPIDFDDADRQSEKLDLMNAFHLRPVNPPSSGLRGVRINKVVVAPIARKSTVSKPTEARVKAKKTFPQPKKVDDGRSELNSKNSMVYIPIQPPSTQAPVRPTRPITVNGTANMQAIRPQVSTVTSNVNSIVNTMTTPLIPMTSSHSNLISTSTVAANTTNTICVPTVGQIPTTVHTVPLITSVNGQWTFSLQPVMSVGGLDGTASPPVVNGLADRNNSATVTPLATASISQPATTLNASTQPTINTHSTQPSVSTTSNESTPGEPPRLQQRPPLLNPLDSNTPIGSVPPPSTAGPLTAKLNQNAVKLADFFRNLLEDSLEKVDEPTSQATILKLQLEQMQWRYQQEIKELKHNHDLTVTEMRASFEKEKSRAISEARRTAQVELETAVKAAKSKQWCANCSQEALFYCCWNTSYCDYPCQRAHWSQHYAVCTQQKNQENNGNDTGNLLEKRLQPAPDNLPALQKSSQTPALTVGGKLAHTRVYAQDTQSQKTSIIVSMVEDQSGNQTVKCLGTYKPTGAQVSPLIINKQIMNNEENASKKVVTSGGYLIVGAGTGNQPLVTPSRRTHTIQYYT